The following proteins come from a genomic window of Nostoc sp. ATCC 53789:
- a CDS encoding ABC transporter ATP-binding protein — MAKFQDIVNYFRSDWKLSLFSITASSIYEIIDLVVPYAIGQILNVLSNQPLDKPLQSAIATFSDITNYPINKTLSLGVLLGLVFVVTVVKAPTQPWLTHWFHWDISLRLRRQKAQTAVEKILTLPLEFYDENNPGRIAGRIARGISNHTFTYPEVAGQLIPKLVRVLGIFLFILVIEWRIAILYLISFVVILGFSLKDLKHLIWHETILDKYSEDTESRNSELITNIKTVKAFATEAHELKRQKQRLDRELMVVEYRVHKGYVKLATWQRTVIQFCVFTILGLTLAATVDGRISLGHFVMTLTLSSMAYAELEPISTLGELFARRYSSMLRFHEFLQEPIPSDSASLLEESNQTELPYKFTGKVELSHVSFGYDANRQVLQDINLLIEPYQTVALVGRSGSGKSTLVKLLLRYFEPQKGQILIDGQDISTLNVGKYRRRLAIVHQEVDVFNGTILDNLTYGRRDASLEQVKEACRIARVDEVVQHLPQGYYTVVGERGVRLSGGQRQRLGIARALLVEPDVLIFDEATSSLDYESERSIQLAMRSIQGTCTTIVIAHRLSTVREADKIVVLEQGKIVEVGSHDELLHQEGIYRRLHSLQETGELLS; from the coding sequence ATGGCCAAATTTCAAGATATTGTCAATTACTTTCGCTCTGACTGGAAGCTGAGTCTTTTTAGTATTACAGCATCTAGCATTTACGAAATTATTGATTTGGTTGTTCCTTATGCGATTGGGCAGATTTTAAACGTTTTGTCTAATCAACCTTTGGATAAACCACTTCAAAGTGCGATCGCAACTTTTTCTGACATCACTAATTACCCTATTAATAAAACTCTATCTTTGGGTGTATTACTGGGTTTAGTTTTCGTTGTCACCGTAGTCAAAGCGCCAACCCAACCTTGGTTAACCCATTGGTTTCACTGGGATATATCCTTAAGGTTGCGTCGCCAGAAAGCCCAAACAGCCGTAGAAAAAATTCTCACTCTCCCACTAGAATTTTATGATGAAAATAACCCAGGAAGAATTGCTGGAAGAATAGCAAGAGGTATTTCTAACCACACTTTTACGTACCCTGAAGTTGCCGGACAATTAATTCCTAAACTAGTCCGGGTACTGGGAATTTTCTTGTTTATCTTGGTGATTGAGTGGCGAATTGCGATTTTATATTTGATTTCCTTTGTAGTTATTCTTGGCTTTAGCTTGAAGGATTTAAAGCATCTGATTTGGCATGAAACTATTCTGGATAAATATTCAGAAGATACGGAAAGTCGTAATTCTGAACTAATCACCAACATAAAAACGGTAAAAGCATTTGCTACTGAAGCTCATGAACTAAAGCGGCAAAAACAACGTTTGGATCGTGAGCTAATGGTGGTTGAGTATCGCGTTCACAAAGGTTATGTGAAACTGGCTACTTGGCAAAGGACTGTAATTCAGTTTTGCGTTTTTACTATCCTGGGTTTGACTTTAGCAGCAACAGTAGACGGTAGAATTTCTCTTGGTCATTTTGTCATGACATTAACTCTTTCTAGCATGGCTTATGCCGAATTAGAACCTATTAGCACATTGGGAGAACTTTTTGCCCGTCGTTATTCTTCTATGCTGCGGTTTCACGAATTTCTCCAAGAGCCAATTCCATCTGATTCAGCTAGTCTTTTAGAAGAGAGCAACCAGACAGAATTACCCTATAAATTTACTGGAAAAGTTGAGTTGTCCCACGTCAGTTTTGGATATGATGCCAACCGTCAAGTTTTGCAAGATATTAACTTGTTGATTGAGCCATATCAAACAGTGGCATTAGTTGGGCGTTCTGGTTCTGGTAAGTCTACTCTAGTTAAATTGCTGTTGCGATATTTTGAACCTCAAAAAGGTCAAATTCTGATTGATGGTCAAGATATTAGCACTTTAAATGTGGGTAAGTATAGACGAAGGCTAGCGATCGTTCACCAAGAAGTAGACGTTTTCAACGGTACTATCTTGGATAACCTCACCTATGGCAGGCGGGATGCCAGTTTAGAGCAGGTTAAGGAAGCCTGTAGAATTGCCAGAGTCGATGAAGTAGTGCAACACTTACCCCAAGGTTATTACACCGTTGTGGGTGAACGAGGTGTCAGATTATCTGGAGGACAAAGACAACGGTTAGGAATTGCGAGAGCGTTGCTAGTGGAACCAGATGTGCTGATTTTTGACGAAGCCACTTCTAGCTTAGATTATGAATCTGAGCGTTCAATTCAGCTAGCGATGCGATCGATTCAGGGTACTTGCACCACTATTGTGATTGCCCACCGTTTAAGTACAGTGCGAGAAGCAGATAAAATTGTAGTTTTGGAGCAAGGAAAGATTGTAGAAGTCGGTAGCCACGATGAACTCTTACATCAAGAAGGCATTTACCGCCGCTTACACTCCCTACAAGAAACAGGAGAACTCCTAAGTTAG
- a CDS encoding DUF6816 family protein — protein sequence MFFIKAIWSFCLIAFFLLWSGEAKAGELSERLANFPQWEKLTSVQSASGDLVYPEWMAGDWQVTSTLVDLAAPLAPDIVTPGFEGNRRQLNQPVSFVVRFVKEQPDVSRLKIFPQIDYKSPSLVADRAFNSLNLARAYLGDEAVLSVKVDPDSPNRQITFLRSSRQLVSIVTARATETLPDGKFITTEVFQQLFKGGSRPYLNSVESTTAYHKLPTANPAIEADQVTAVYLSPQDPDYFKANSQPVALYRYRLEFIAAQMLTTPKE from the coding sequence ATGTTTTTTATAAAAGCGATTTGGAGTTTTTGCTTAATTGCTTTTTTCCTCCTATGGAGTGGAGAAGCTAAAGCAGGAGAGTTATCTGAACGGTTAGCAAATTTTCCTCAGTGGGAAAAACTAACTTCAGTGCAATCGGCTTCGGGTGATTTGGTTTACCCTGAATGGATGGCTGGTGATTGGCAAGTTACCAGTACTTTAGTAGATTTAGCTGCACCTTTAGCACCAGATATCGTAACTCCAGGGTTTGAAGGTAATCGCCGACAATTAAATCAGCCTGTGAGTTTTGTAGTAAGATTTGTGAAAGAACAACCAGATGTTTCTAGGTTAAAAATATTTCCTCAGATAGATTACAAATCCCCAAGTTTGGTGGCAGATAGAGCGTTTAATAGTTTGAATTTGGCACGGGCTTATTTAGGGGATGAAGCAGTGTTATCAGTCAAAGTAGATCCAGATTCACCTAATCGTCAGATTACATTCCTGCGTAGCAGTCGCCAACTAGTTTCCATTGTGACTGCACGAGCTACAGAAACTCTTCCTGATGGCAAGTTCATTACCACAGAAGTGTTTCAACAATTATTCAAAGGTGGTTCACGCCCCTATTTAAACTCTGTAGAATCTACCACTGCTTATCATAAACTTCCAACAGCTAATCCGGCAATTGAGGCAGATCAAGTTACTGCTGTCTATCTTTCACCCCAAGATCCAGATTACTTTAAAGCTAATTCTCAACCAGTTGCTCTCTATCGCTATCGCCTAGAATTTATCGCAGCACAAATGCTTACTACTCCAAAGGAGTGA
- a CDS encoding type II toxin-antitoxin system VapC family toxin — MSNLCDTNIISELTRPIPNPGVITWSGTVTSINLSVITIEEIYYGLTAKPNSRIQNWFENFLTTHCQIFPITSEIAKYSGELRGFLRTQGKPRSQADILIAATAKIHSMTLVPRNIKDFEGCDIYTLNPFQL; from the coding sequence ATGAGTAATCTTTGTGACACTAATATTATCAGTGAGCTGACTCGTCCGATTCCAAATCCAGGAGTGATAACATGGAGCGGCACTGTGACATCTATTAACTTAAGTGTTATTACAATTGAGGAAATTTATTATGGTTTAACAGCGAAGCCTAATTCTAGAATCCAAAACTGGTTTGAAAACTTTCTTACAACTCACTGTCAAATTTTCCCTATCACCTCAGAAATTGCCAAGTATTCGGGTGAATTGAGAGGCTTTTTGAGGACTCAAGGTAAACCACGTTCGCAAGCTGATATACTTATTGCAGCAACAGCCAAAATACATTCTATGACTCTTGTTCCTAGAAATATTAAGGATTTTGAGGGTTGTGATATTTATACATTGAATCCATTTCAGCTATAA
- a CDS encoding ChuX/HutX family heme-like substrate-binding protein: protein MSTTLKEFLAACETLGTLRLIVTSSAAVLEARGKVEKLFYAELPKGKYANMHTEGFEFHLNMDKITQVKFETGEAKRGNFTTYAIRFLDEKQESALSLFLQWGKPGEYEPGQVETWLALKEQYGEIWQPLPAEI, encoded by the coding sequence ATGAGTACTACTTTGAAAGAATTTTTAGCAGCTTGCGAGACTTTGGGAACTTTGCGTTTAATTGTTACTAGCAGTGCTGCTGTATTAGAAGCACGAGGCAAAGTAGAAAAGTTATTTTATGCAGAATTGCCTAAAGGTAAGTATGCGAATATGCACACAGAAGGCTTTGAGTTTCACTTGAATATGGACAAAATCACTCAGGTGAAATTTGAAACTGGTGAGGCAAAAAGAGGTAACTTTACTACCTATGCAATTCGCTTTTTAGATGAGAAACAAGAATCTGCTTTGAGCCTATTTTTACAATGGGGTAAACCAGGGGAATATGAACCCGGTCAGGTAGAAACTTGGTTGGCTTTGAAAGAACAGTATGGGGAAATTTGGCAACCTTTACCAGCAGAAATTTAA
- a CDS encoding PhoH family protein: protein MAGAFTIQLPNVSSAIALGGDGEENLKILSRQTGANLVLRGQELVISGTQEQIDLASRLVRSLEELWIKGNTITSADILTARQAIDSDRQGELQDLQRDVLAKSRRGEEVRAKTFRQRQYIDALRRRDLTFGIGPAGTGKTYLAVVVAVQALLANQVEKLILTRPAVEAGEKLGFLPGDLQQKVNPYLRPLYDAIYEFIDPEKVPSLMERGVIEVAPLAYMRGRTLNNAFIIVDEAQNTTPAQMKMVLTRLGFRSRMVITGDMTQTDLPLHQQSGLGVALQILKHVEGIAFCEFSQKDVVRHPLVQRIVAAYEQYEK from the coding sequence ATGGCAGGTGCTTTCACAATTCAGCTGCCGAACGTTTCCAGTGCGATCGCTCTTGGGGGAGATGGAGAAGAAAATCTCAAAATCCTATCTCGGCAAACAGGAGCCAATTTAGTGCTACGCGGACAGGAATTAGTGATTTCTGGTACTCAAGAGCAAATTGATCTGGCTTCTCGATTGGTGCGATCGCTTGAAGAACTCTGGATTAAAGGCAATACCATCACCAGTGCCGATATTTTAACAGCCCGTCAAGCCATAGATAGCGATCGGCAAGGGGAACTGCAAGATTTACAGCGAGATGTCCTTGCCAAAAGTCGCCGGGGCGAAGAAGTCCGTGCTAAAACCTTCCGCCAGCGTCAATATATCGACGCACTCCGTAGGCGCGATCTCACCTTTGGGATTGGGCCTGCTGGTACTGGCAAAACTTATCTCGCCGTTGTTGTCGCAGTACAAGCACTCTTGGCTAATCAAGTTGAAAAGCTGATTTTAACTCGCCCTGCCGTCGAAGCCGGTGAAAAACTTGGTTTTTTACCTGGAGACTTACAGCAGAAAGTTAATCCCTATCTTCGCCCACTTTACGATGCTATTTATGAATTCATCGACCCAGAAAAAGTACCCAGTTTAATGGAACGCGGTGTGATTGAAGTCGCGCCACTTGCCTATATGCGGGGACGCACCCTCAATAACGCCTTTATCATTGTCGATGAGGCTCAAAATACTACACCCGCTCAGATGAAAATGGTTTTGACTCGTTTGGGCTTCCGTTCGCGGATGGTGATTACAGGCGATATGACACAAACTGATTTACCACTTCACCAACAATCAGGTTTAGGAGTGGCTTTACAAATTTTAAAACACGTTGAAGGTATTGCCTTTTGCGAATTTTCCCAAAAAGATGTCGTGCGCCATCCTCTAGTTCAGCGTATTGTCGCTGCTTATGAACAATACGAAAAATAG
- a CDS encoding KH domain-containing protein produces the protein MFLNRSVQQPHHNFGTKLPTASPNYVDLVRFLVQPFLESPETLSVDCEISQALNRVWVRIAFESTDKGKVFGRGGRNIQAIRTVIAAAAAAAGQSAYLDIYGSTTPGREGMSFDEDTEERSPPPTRREPRGNDGPKPIVKPRLR, from the coding sequence ATGTTTTTGAACAGGTCAGTGCAACAGCCGCATCATAATTTCGGAACAAAATTGCCAACAGCCAGTCCCAACTATGTTGATCTGGTTCGGTTTTTGGTGCAGCCATTTTTGGAATCTCCAGAGACTTTAAGTGTCGATTGTGAAATTTCTCAGGCCCTCAACCGGGTTTGGGTTCGCATCGCCTTTGAAAGCACAGATAAAGGGAAAGTGTTTGGTCGAGGGGGACGCAATATTCAGGCGATTCGTACAGTAATTGCCGCAGCCGCAGCCGCAGCTGGGCAATCAGCATACCTGGATATCTACGGCAGTACCACTCCGGGCCGCGAAGGTATGTCTTTTGATGAAGACACAGAAGAGCGATCGCCACCGCCAACTAGAAGAGAACCGCGTGGAAATGATGGGCCTAAACCCATTGTTAAACCCCGCCTCCGCTAG
- the rpsP gene encoding 30S ribosomal protein S16 → MIKLRLKRFGKKREASYRIVAINNLARRDGRPLEELGFYNPRTDEVRLDVPGIVKRLQQGAQPTDTVRRILVKANVFEQVSATAAS, encoded by the coding sequence ATGATCAAACTGCGCTTGAAGCGATTCGGTAAAAAACGGGAAGCAAGTTACCGCATTGTCGCCATTAACAACCTCGCTCGCCGTGATGGCCGTCCCCTAGAAGAATTGGGATTTTATAACCCCAGAACTGATGAAGTGCGATTAGACGTTCCCGGTATCGTCAAGCGACTACAACAAGGCGCTCAACCCACTGACACCGTACGTCGCATTCTAGTAAAAGCTAATGTTTTTGAACAGGTCAGTGCAACAGCCGCATCATAA
- the ffh gene encoding signal recognition particle protein, whose translation MFDALSDRLEAAWKKLRGQDKISQSNIQDALREVRRALLEADVNLQVVKDFISEVEAKAQGAEVVTGVRPDQQFIKIVHDELVEVMGEENVPIAEAKEKPTIVLMAGLQGTGKTTATAKLALHLRKLDRSCLLVATDVYRPAAIDQLLTLGKQIDVPVFELGSDADPVEIARQGVERARAEGVNTVIIDTAGRLQIDEDMMAELARIKATVQPHETLLVVDAMTGQEAANLTRTFHEQIGITGAILTKMDGDSRGGAALSVRKISGAPIKFVGVGEKVEALQPFYPDRMASRILGMGDVLTLVEKAQEEFDLADAEKMQEKILSAKFDFTDFLKQLRMLKNMGSLGGFIKMIPGMNKLSDDQLKQGETQLKRCEAMINSMTRQERHDPDLLASSPSRRRRIASGSGYRESDVTKLVGDFQKMRSLMQQMGQGGFPGMPGMFGGGGGMGNAFAGAGNRPAAPGWRGYGGDAGTKKKKTKEKKKKGFGNL comes from the coding sequence ATGTTTGATGCTCTATCTGACCGTTTAGAAGCCGCCTGGAAAAAACTGCGGGGACAGGACAAAATTTCTCAATCCAACATTCAAGATGCCTTGCGCGAAGTGCGCCGCGCCTTGTTGGAGGCAGATGTCAATCTCCAGGTAGTCAAAGATTTTATTAGCGAAGTCGAAGCCAAAGCCCAAGGAGCCGAGGTAGTTACCGGGGTGCGACCTGACCAACAGTTCATCAAAATTGTTCACGATGAACTAGTGGAGGTGATGGGAGAAGAAAATGTTCCCATCGCAGAAGCTAAGGAAAAGCCTACTATTGTGTTGATGGCTGGTTTGCAAGGTACTGGTAAAACCACAGCGACGGCTAAGTTAGCCTTACATCTGAGAAAATTAGATCGTAGCTGTTTGTTGGTAGCGACAGACGTATATCGCCCAGCAGCGATCGACCAGTTGCTGACGTTGGGTAAGCAAATTGATGTACCAGTATTTGAACTAGGAAGCGACGCAGATCCAGTAGAAATTGCTCGACAGGGCGTAGAACGCGCTAGGGCAGAAGGTGTAAACACAGTAATTATTGATACTGCTGGTCGCCTGCAAATTGACGAAGATATGATGGCGGAATTAGCCCGCATCAAAGCAACTGTCCAACCCCATGAAACTCTCTTGGTGGTGGACGCGATGACTGGTCAAGAAGCAGCAAATCTTACTCGCACCTTCCATGAGCAGATCGGAATTACTGGGGCGATTCTCACCAAAATGGATGGTGATAGCCGTGGTGGTGCAGCGCTGTCAGTGCGAAAGATTTCGGGAGCGCCGATTAAGTTTGTGGGTGTGGGTGAGAAAGTCGAGGCACTGCAACCCTTTTATCCCGATCGCATGGCATCCCGAATTTTGGGAATGGGCGATGTGCTAACTCTAGTAGAAAAAGCCCAGGAAGAGTTCGATTTAGCCGATGCTGAGAAAATGCAGGAGAAAATCCTGTCAGCAAAGTTTGACTTTACTGACTTTCTCAAGCAGTTGCGGATGCTGAAGAACATGGGTTCTCTGGGAGGCTTCATCAAGATGATCCCAGGGATGAACAAGCTCTCAGACGACCAACTCAAGCAGGGAGAAACCCAGCTGAAACGCTGTGAAGCGATGATTAACTCCATGACTCGCCAAGAACGCCATGACCCAGATTTATTAGCCAGTTCTCCCAGTCGTCGGCGGCGGATTGCTTCTGGCTCCGGCTATAGAGAGTCAGATGTGACTAAACTGGTGGGTGATTTCCAAAAAATGCGATCGCTCATGCAGCAAATGGGTCAAGGTGGCTTCCCTGGAATGCCGGGAATGTTCGGCGGTGGCGGCGGCATGGGCAACGCCTTCGCAGGTGCAGGTAATCGTCCCGCAGCCCCCGGATGGCGGGGTTATGGTGGTGATGCAGGCACGAAAAAGAAAAAAACCAAAGAGAAAAAGAAAAAAGGGTTCGGCAATCTTTAA
- a CDS encoding Uma2 family endonuclease has protein sequence MRARKAIVQREPTLHIAMTSNTLLQPTEIIHLSGISWQTYENLLTELSASRRLRLTYNRGTLEIMVPSPEHESYKKIVGRFVETLAEELEVRIQPLGSTTFKRPELSGAEPDECFYIKNVKFIKGKKRINLQQDPPPDLVVEIDITSSSKNRFQVYADMGVPEIWRYDGTIFSINILRNDQYIAVDQSLAFPNLPLTEISNFLEQVGEKDYLELVKEFRQWVKSKI, from the coding sequence ATGAGGGCAAGAAAGGCTATTGTACAGCGAGAACCTACATTACATATCGCTATGACTAGCAACACACTGCTTCAACCCACAGAAATCATCCACTTATCGGGTATCAGTTGGCAAACTTATGAAAACTTGCTAACTGAACTTAGTGCTAGTCGCCGCCTCCGGCTTACTTACAATCGAGGTACTTTAGAAATCATGGTTCCTTCACCCGAACATGAAAGTTATAAAAAAATTGTGGGTCGATTTGTAGAAACTCTAGCGGAAGAACTAGAAGTTAGGATTCAGCCCCTTGGTTCTACTACTTTCAAACGTCCAGAACTGAGTGGTGCAGAACCAGATGAATGCTTTTACATTAAAAATGTCAAGTTCATTAAGGGGAAAAAAAGAATTAATTTGCAACAAGATCCACCACCAGATTTGGTAGTGGAAATTGATATTACCAGCAGTTCCAAAAATCGTTTTCAAGTCTATGCTGATATGGGTGTACCAGAGATTTGGCGTTATGATGGCACTATTTTTAGTATAAATATCTTACGAAATGACCAATATATAGCTGTTGACCAAAGTTTAGCGTTTCCTAATTTGCCATTAACAGAGATTTCTAATTTTTTAGAGCAGGTGGGAGAAAAAGATTATTTGGAATTAGTTAAAGAATTTCGCCAATGGGTTAAAAGCAAAATTTAA
- a CDS encoding DsbA family protein, which translates to MSQRIKVYSYSIYHSSNSYIGIALAEKALQGLPVDIERRPIYIPKERGIKVADLQGRSENALLSSYHKEDCLRWAKKYGIEIRLKELEEFGRWVKRWEQMKFGREELPARAYYAACGTGKEHLLDAAFFRATYIDLLDVNDESVIRKVVNDVGLDGDRILELIHREAAKEAAVAALAEYEQFGCPGVPTWVVNGERFWGKDRVDWLVEKVKQLS; encoded by the coding sequence ATGTCGCAGCGAATCAAAGTATATTCATACTCGATATACCACTCGTCAAATTCATATATTGGTATCGCTCTTGCCGAAAAAGCATTGCAGGGTTTACCTGTTGATATTGAACGACGACCAATTTACATACCAAAAGAGCGAGGTATAAAGGTAGCTGATTTACAAGGACGAAGTGAAAACGCTTTGTTATCGTCGTATCACAAAGAAGATTGTTTGCGGTGGGCGAAAAAGTACGGCATTGAAATTCGGCTCAAGGAACTTGAAGAATTTGGTCGGTGGGTCAAGCGCTGGGAGCAAATGAAATTTGGTCGGGAAGAACTTCCTGCGAGAGCGTATTATGCTGCTTGTGGAACTGGGAAGGAGCATCTGCTTGATGCAGCTTTTTTTCGAGCGACGTACATCGATCTTCTTGATGTTAACGATGAGTCTGTGATTAGGAAAGTTGTAAATGATGTCGGGTTGGATGGCGATCGCATTCTTGAGTTAATCCACAGGGAAGCAGCCAAAGAAGCAGCAGTGGCAGCTTTGGCAGAATACGAACAGTTTGGCTGTCCCGGAGTCCCGACTTGGGTAGTCAACGGTGAGAGATTTTGGGGAAAGGATCGCGTTGATTGGCTTGTCGAAAAGGTAAAGCAATTATCTTAA
- a CDS encoding M3 family metallopeptidase, whose product MSASTIISENPLLQGVGLPPFAEIKPERVVPAFNQLLAELEQQLATLEASVQPTWSSLVEPLEKLTERLTWSWGVVNHLMGVKNSPELREAHEIVQPIVVQFINKLGQSQPIYNAFKALRTSDNWATLELAQQRIVEAAIRDAELSGVGLQGEVRERFNAIQMELAELSTKFSNHVLDATKAFSLTLTTQAEIEGLPPSLVSLAAQVARAAGESNATPENGPWRITLDFPSYGPFMQHSTRRDLREKLYKAHITRASAGDLDNNPLIERILKLRQELADILGFKSFAQLSLASKMAPNVEAVNALLEELRHASYDAAVKDLVELKAFAAAQGAAEAEDLKHWDISFWAERQREAKFAFTAEELRPYFPLPQVLDGLFGLVKRLFGVTVTSADGQAPVWHEDVRYFQIADETGSPIAYFYLDPYSRPAEKRGGAWMDVCINRAKITENGVTTIRLPVAYLVCNQSPPVDGKPSLMTFYEVETLFHEFGHGLHHLLTKVDYPGAAGINNVEWDAVELPSQFMENWCYERPTLFGMAKHYETGEALPEHYYQKLLAARNYMSGTAMLRQIHLSSLDLELHYRYHPDSNETPSDVRHRIAKTTTVLQPLPEDAILCAFGHIFEGGYAAGYYSYKWAEVLSADAFGAFEEAGLEDEEAIKATGRRYRDTVLALGGGQHPMEVFKTFRGREPSTIALLRHNGLVSAAVN is encoded by the coding sequence ATGAGTGCAAGTACCATTATTTCCGAAAATCCCTTACTCCAAGGCGTTGGCTTACCTCCCTTTGCAGAGATTAAACCAGAACGAGTAGTACCAGCCTTCAATCAGCTGTTGGCAGAACTTGAGCAGCAACTTGCCACCTTAGAAGCTAGTGTACAGCCTACTTGGAGTAGTTTAGTAGAACCTTTAGAAAAGCTGACAGAACGGCTTACCTGGAGTTGGGGGGTGGTGAATCATTTAATGGGTGTTAAAAATAGCCCGGAACTGCGCGAAGCTCATGAAATTGTACAGCCGATAGTCGTACAATTTATCAACAAGCTCGGTCAAAGTCAACCTATCTACAATGCTTTTAAAGCACTCCGTACCAGTGACAATTGGGCAACTTTAGAATTAGCCCAACAGCGCATTGTAGAAGCCGCCATTCGAGATGCAGAACTTTCTGGTGTTGGCTTACAAGGAGAGGTAAGAGAGCGTTTCAATGCCATACAGATGGAGTTAGCAGAACTTTCTACCAAATTTTCTAACCATGTACTTGATGCCACGAAAGCCTTCAGCTTAACCCTGACAACACAAGCGGAAATTGAAGGTTTACCACCAAGCTTAGTGAGTCTAGCAGCCCAAGTTGCTCGTGCAGCAGGCGAAAGTAACGCCACACCAGAAAATGGCCCTTGGCGGATTACTTTAGACTTCCCCAGCTATGGCCCTTTCATGCAGCACAGCACCCGGCGAGATTTGCGTGAAAAGCTCTACAAAGCTCATATCACCCGCGCTTCTGCTGGCGATTTGGATAACAACCCCTTAATTGAGCGCATTTTGAAGTTGCGCCAAGAACTCGCAGATATATTAGGCTTTAAAAGTTTTGCCCAATTGAGTCTGGCTAGTAAAATGGCTCCTAATGTTGAGGCAGTCAACGCCCTATTAGAAGAACTACGCCACGCTAGTTATGATGCTGCTGTCAAAGACTTGGTAGAACTCAAAGCTTTTGCCGCAGCACAGGGAGCAGCAGAAGCTGAGGATTTAAAACACTGGGATATCAGCTTTTGGGCAGAACGCCAGCGAGAAGCAAAATTTGCCTTTACTGCTGAAGAATTGCGTCCCTACTTTCCACTTCCCCAAGTTTTAGACGGCTTATTTGGACTAGTCAAGCGGCTGTTTGGTGTTACTGTCACTTCTGCCGATGGTCAAGCCCCAGTCTGGCATGAGGATGTGCGTTATTTCCAAATTGCTGACGAAACTGGTTCTCCCATAGCCTACTTCTACTTAGATCCTTACAGCCGTCCAGCCGAAAAACGCGGTGGTGCTTGGATGGATGTGTGCATCAATCGGGCCAAAATCACTGAAAATGGTGTCACTACCATCCGCTTACCTGTAGCTTATTTGGTGTGTAATCAAAGTCCTCCCGTAGATGGTAAACCTAGTTTGATGACCTTCTATGAAGTAGAAACTTTGTTCCACGAGTTTGGTCATGGATTGCACCATCTGCTTACTAAGGTTGATTATCCCGGAGCCGCAGGCATCAATAATGTGGAGTGGGATGCAGTGGAACTACCTAGTCAGTTTATGGAAAACTGGTGCTATGAGCGACCCACTTTGTTTGGTATGGCGAAGCATTATGAAACTGGTGAAGCCCTACCGGAGCATTATTATCAAAAGCTGCTAGCGGCGCGTAATTATATGAGTGGTACTGCTATGTTGCGGCAGATTCACCTAAGTAGCCTTGATTTAGAACTACACTACCGCTATCACCCTGATAGTAATGAAACTCCGTCAGATGTGCGTCATCGCATAGCCAAGACTACTACTGTTTTACAGCCACTTCCAGAAGATGCAATTTTATGTGCTTTTGGACATATTTTTGAGGGTGGTTATGCGGCGGGTTACTATAGTTACAAGTGGGCTGAGGTACTGAGTGCTGATGCTTTTGGCGCTTTTGAAGAAGCTGGTCTAGAAGATGAAGAGGCTATAAAAGCTACAGGTCGGCGTTATCGGGATACGGTACTCGCACTTGGTGGTGGTCAGCATCCAATGGAGGTGTTTAAAACTTTCCGGGGTCGTGAACCAAGTACGATCGCTTTACTCAGGCACAATGGTTTAGTCAGTGCTGCTGTAAACTAA
- a CDS encoding PadR family transcriptional regulator encodes MSLAYVILGLLQQQEMTGYDLKTSCFDQCIAHLWPADQAQIYRTLDKLVEQGWITCTIEIQHDRPNRKVYTVTELGKAGFAQWLGTHQPLPTVREPMLVQLHFADQLSDEAIIHLLEQQLAARSKKLAECEIIDLPSLGDDSANREQVMQRLVLELLIKREQTYINWLNTAINVIAHQKPYPSHYQIL; translated from the coding sequence ATGTCCCTAGCATACGTAATTCTAGGTCTTCTTCAGCAGCAAGAAATGACGGGCTACGACCTTAAAACCAGCTGCTTTGATCAATGCATTGCCCATTTGTGGCCAGCAGACCAGGCACAAATTTACAGAACTCTCGATAAGCTAGTTGAGCAAGGCTGGATTACCTGTACGATTGAGATTCAGCACGATCGCCCCAATCGCAAAGTCTACACTGTGACGGAGCTAGGGAAAGCCGGATTTGCCCAATGGCTTGGGACTCATCAGCCGTTACCAACTGTACGAGAACCAATGCTAGTCCAGTTGCATTTTGCAGATCAGTTATCGGATGAAGCCATCATTCACCTACTGGAACAACAATTGGCGGCTCGAAGCAAAAAGCTTGCTGAATGCGAAATTATTGATTTGCCATCACTTGGTGATGATTCTGCCAACCGTGAGCAGGTAATGCAAAGGCTGGTGCTGGAGTTGTTAATCAAAAGAGAACAGACTTATATTAATTGGTTGAACACAGCGATTAATGTTATCGCTCACCAAAAGCCATATCCATCACATTACCAAATTTTATAA